Part of the Panicum virgatum strain AP13 chromosome 4N, P.virgatum_v5, whole genome shotgun sequence genome is shown below.
GATGACACCTTGATTCTCACTAGAGGAGACGTTGCGTCCCTACAGGCTCTTAAGAACATCCTTGATGACTTCTCCATGGCAACCAGTCTTACCATTAACTACCACAAATCTACATTTGTGCCCATGAATGTGGATGCTGCAACTGCCTCTACAATGGCCACTGTCTTGGGTTGTGAACTCTCGACCTTCCCCCAGACGTACCTCGGCCTCCCTCTGTCTCCACACAAACTTCGACCATTTGATTTTCAGCCACTCATCTCCTCCTTTGACAAATACTTAGCTGGCTGGAAGGCACGCCTACTGAGTTCTGGAGGGCGCATCGTCTTAGTGAATGCGGTGCTTGGGAGTCTACCTATCTACTATATGTCATCCATCCTTCTCCCGAAAGGTGTGCGAGAACTCCTAGATGCTAAACGACACGCTTTTCTCTAGACCGGGGAGGAAAAAAGCAATGGAGTTGCCTCATTGCTTAGGATCGTGTTTGCCAGAAACGGGATGATGGTGGACTGGGTGTTCGTAACATGGAAACTTTGAATCATTGCCTCCTCATGAAATTCGTCCACAAGCTCCATGAGCCCAATTCGCTGCCGTGGAAAACGTGGTTTCTATCCTATGCTGGGCCGCACTCCTCTGGAATGCCCAACTCTTATCTCTCCCGGCTCGTCCAGGAAGAACTGTCGCGGTACCGCTCCCTGACGACTGTTCTGCTCGGTGATGGTGCTTGCACATCCTTTTGGCACGACCGCTGGCTGCTTAACACCACTGTGGCCGAAACCTTTCCTGCACTCTTCTCCCATTGCATCCACCACAAAAACGATGTCCGCTAGGTCCTTCAGTTTGGGCTGCGGCCCCTCCTACAACCACGGCTCACACGTGCTGCGCGTGAGGAGCTTCTTATGCTTACTGGCTGTCTTGCCAGTGTCGCTATCCTTGACAGGCCGGATGTCCGCCTCCTTGACACGGGCAAAAGAGAACCTTTTACCTCGAGCGGTGCATACTTTGCCCTCTGCAATTCTACCCCGGCAATCGACATGGCTCAGATTTGGACGATCAAGCTTCCCACGAAGATCAAATTCTTCGCGTGGCTACTCTTTCATGGCCGCCTCAACACTCGTGCTCATCTCTTCCATCGGAATATCAAGCCACTATAAGAGTCCTGGTGCGCCCGCTGCAATGGCACCCTGGAAACTGATAAACACATCTTCGCTGACTGCAATGCTGCTATCGAGACCTGGGAACGACTACACATCACCATCCTTGGGGATACGTTCCGACGACCCTGGAAGATTCAGGTTACCAGCGTCCTCTCGGTGACTGTCAAACTCGACATGATACTTCTTGTCCTCTAGCACATTTGGAAGGCACGAAATGGCCTTGTATTCGACTGCCAATCTTCATCCTCAACGGACATTATTCGCAGAGTTCTCAAGGATCTTGATGCTTGGAGCTGCCGTTACAAGAAAACGAAACCGGAAGTGCAGGCCTGGCGCGACTGGTTTGCGAGTAGCATCTGGCAAACTGTCTCCCTTCATGCTCCTCTCTCATGTACTCTCATGTATTCTCTCAGCCTTTGAATTCCAAGGTACTGCTTGTAACAAACCTAACAAGTTTCAATGAATAGTAGGTGGGGATCCCCCCTCCAtaccgttcaaaaaaaaatttacgaaAGGCACCAAATTTTGGCTGTACAAGTTTGAGCAGTCGCTCTTATCCAATGTAGTGCTGCGAACTTTGTGAACGCGTCGAGGGAGAAACAACGTTTGCACGGATCCAATCGAGCATGCTCGCATGTGTGCGGTGGGGGGGCTCAGCTCCGGGGCAGGGCAGAGCACCAGGCCCCAGGATATTACCAGCTTGCTGGTCCCTGCGCACATTTTCCATTTTGTTTGTTGCGCCGTCCCCCTTCCTCCAAAAGCTCGATCGCCATGGCTGGCTCGTGGTCGTGGGGTGGGGTGGAGCACAGCACACCGTGCAGGCGACAGGCTGCGATGCGTATGTGCAATTTGCCATCGTCCTTTTTCCCCACACACACTGGCTACTGCCCCTGCCCGTGAAACGCCGCGTCCAGCGCCTTTTTCCTCGCCCTCCTCTCCTGCTCTTTTCCATTGATCTCCCATGGCCCAACTTGCTTCCCCACTGGGAGGCACGCCCGGTGTGAAAGGAGCCGACGCCAACAGTGCTCCAATGTGACAATTTACAGCCACTATGATTAGGTGCATCACTAATGCCTCTTGAATAATTGGTCAGATAGATAGATGGTGCTATCATTTTCCCAGATAAAAATCTTGAGAGGGACAGTTATAGGCCAAATTGTCTAGATGAAAATaaagggtaaaatcacaaaaTTAAGAAAATGAGGGCAGAACCACGATTGTACTTCAAAGCAGGGTAAGAACAcaaaaaaacatattttaaaAGCTTGGCTAGATAAATTTTTTTCTTGGATTTTATTCAGAATAAAGAGTAAGGATACTTTTTCTCTTGTAATAGTTATTATATGTTGAATTAAGGGCTATATCATGTACATATCTTTGGACTGAAAATTCAAATATCATTACAAATGGATAATGGAACTAAAAGGAAGGAAGGACGAAAAGTACAAAGGATTTACAAAATtgggaaaaaaaatacaatactTCTCCATCGAGATAGTAATTAGAAGGGGGCCCAGTCCCTTAGAACACCTTAACACCACCAAACTATCCACGATGCAAAAGCCAAGCGAAAAAGAAGGGAAaaccaaaaaaagagagagttaaATTCATGACCATCAGCACTGGAGTGGTACTAGTACTAGCAGTAGTTCCAATTAATCAGAGAGTAAGAAAAAAATTACGGTGGCTCTTAGGCTTTTTCACCAATCTTGAAGCATCCTACACAGTTTCAGGCATGGTCTCCTCACTGTTGGAGATCAATGGCTCGTAGCACTTCCGCTCCATGCCTGCCTGCTCCCCCTTCTCCGGCCTGCCTCCCTCTCCCGCGGCCGTCGCTGACCTGTGGGCCCCGGGCCTCTCCACGTCGGCCGGCGAGCGTGACGTCAGCTCCTGCGcccgccgcgcctgcgcctcCCAGTCGGTGGAGCCGACGACGCAGAGCATGAGCCCGGCGCAGCACACCTGCGCCGCCAGGAGGCCCATCCAGAGCCCGACGAAGCCCACGCCGAGCCCGAACGCCAGGAGCACGGCCACGGGCATGCCCACCAGGTAGAAGGCGCCGAGGTTGACGTGCGCGGCGCGCGTCGGCCGCGCGCTGCCGCGGAGCACGCCGCAGCCGACGGTCTGCGGGCAGTTGCCGAGCTCGCAGAGCCCCACGAtcgggagcgcggcggcggtcagCCGGAGGATGTCGGCGTCGGCGGTGAACATGCGCCCCCACGCGTGGCGCACCCCGGCCGCGAACGACATGGCCGCGAGCCCCATGCCCGTCGCGCCGGCCACGGcgacgtgcgccgccgcgcgcgcgcggcccggGCGGTTGGCGCCCAGCTCGTTGCCCACCCGCGTGGACACGCCGAAACCCAGCGACGAGGGGAACACGTACACCAGCGCCGTCGTCTGCATCAGCACGCCCATGGACGCCACCGCCGGCTTCGGGTCCGGCAGGAGGCCGCACAGCAGGATCATCACCTCGTACCACCACCACTCCAGGCACACCGACACGCAGCTCGGCGCGGCCAGCCGCGCGAGAGGGCCCCACCCGGCGAGCCACTCCACCGTGGGCGGCCCCGCCGCGAGCAGCGCCGCGTCGCGCCGGCCGGCGACGTACGCGAGCAGCACGCCGAGGAGCACGAAGTtggacgccgacgccgcggcggccacgcCGGGCGCGCCGAGCCCGAGACGCCCCACCAGCACGTAGTTCGCCGGCACGTGGaacaggacggcggcggcggccgcggcggctagCGGGCGCGTGATCCCCTGGGATCGGAGGTACACGCGGAGCGGGTGGAtgatggagaaggagaagaggtcCGGGAGGGAGAAGAGGATGTACTCCTGGGCCAGCGCCGTGATCTCGCGGTCCTGCCCCAGGAAGACGAGGATCTTGGACATGTTGAGCCAGAGCGCGGAGAGCGGCAGCGAGCAGCAGAGCAGGAAGAGGACGGAGCGGTAGAGGGTGAGGCCGAGCAGGCGCGCCTGGTTGGCGCCGAACGCCTGGGAGCAGAGCGGGTCCATGCCGAGCGAGAGCCCAGACAGCACCGAGTAGCCGGTGATGTTGGcgaaggcgacggcgagggaCCCGGCCGCCAGCGGGAGGTCGCCGATGGAGCCCAGGAAGAGCATGGACAGGGCCGTCCGCGAGTAGAGCAGCAGCGCCGTCAGCGCGATCGGGAACGCGAGCCGGcatagcgccgccgcctcccggacGGTCTCCCCTGCCACCGGCAGGGGCACGGCTCGGCACTTGAGCTGGCGGCCGCAATGGCCGGCCGCGTCGCCTTCCGCGCGCTGGGGCACCGTGACGTAGACGTGGTGGCCGCCCTTGCCGCCGACCAGCGCcatcggcggcgccggtggcatGGGGGTGGTGGTGCACATTGGTGGATCGGCCGTGCGCCGCAGCTTTGAGATGGAGGATGGGGAGCAGGGGACTAGAAGCAGAGCAGAGCTTAAAGCTTTGCTTGGAGGTGTACTTGGCTATGGGTGGTGGACACTGATGAAGAGTGAGTGCATGGGGTTATATAAGGATGGTGGAACAGGTTAACCTCTGAAAAATACTTTATTGGAGCATGATTAACTTTTGTGCCTACATTGGATAGAGTAAACTTCTTTTTATCAAACTACTAGTCTTCAGGATAAATTTAACAAGTTTTCTGATATTCTGATAGTGCATTTATGCCAttatgcatatgcaatcattgTAATTCATATGGACCCAATTGTACCACTGAACAAGAAATCCCTTCTAAGTCTTGTTAATCACAATGATGGACTTGGTACCATCAGTCGCAACTTTACCTTTCTTTTGGGAAACAGAGGAGCTAGCAGAGATTCTTCAGCATTTTCACCTGTGTACTGCCCAAGAGCAAATCAAAAATAGTCAATGCTGTGAATTCGTTCGAGCACTTTTAGTGTTTAAGATTTCCCCTTCGATTAGTTTAGGAGAGATCTCCAATATAA
Proteins encoded:
- the LOC120671611 gene encoding protein DETOXIFICATION 52-like translates to MCTTTPMPPAPPMALVGGKGGHHVYVTVPQRAEGDAAGHCGRQLKCRAVPLPVAGETVREAAALCRLAFPIALTALLLYSRTALSMLFLGSIGDLPLAAGSLAVAFANITGYSVLSGLSLGMDPLCSQAFGANQARLLGLTLYRSVLFLLCCSLPLSALWLNMSKILVFLGQDREITALAQEYILFSLPDLFSFSIIHPLRVYLRSQGITRPLAAAAAAAVLFHVPANYVLVGRLGLGAPGVAAAASASNFVLLGVLLAYVAGRRDAALLAAGPPTVEWLAGWGPLARLAAPSCVSVCLEWWWYEVMILLCGLLPDPKPAVASMGVLMQTTALVYVFPSSLGFGVSTRVGNELGANRPGRARAAAHVAVAGATGMGLAAMSFAAGVRHAWGRMFTADADILRLTAAALPIVGLCELGNCPQTVGCGVLRGSARPTRAAHVNLGAFYLVGMPVAVLLAFGLGVGFVGLWMGLLAAQVCCAGLMLCVVGSTDWEAQARRAQELTSRSPADVERPGAHRSATAAGEGGRPEKGEQAGMERKCYEPLISNSEETMPETV